The region ATGAGTCATAGCTTTGTTTGTGGGTTTCGATTGTGCTAGCACATCTGCAGAGTCATCATTTGAGTGATGATTACAAAGACTTTTGAGTCAGGACCACGTAAACCTGTATTACGATCTTTTCCACACAAGCGGGGAAATCACTCTATGTCTGAGAGGGTGAATGCTTTGAGATCGTGCAGTTTATACTTGTGTGAGGAAACTGAGCGTGCATCCATCTCAAAAAGGAGTATGCACACAACTTCCTCTTAGAGACGACTGTGGCCATTGAGTGTCTTCAAGTGTAAACTTTGCTCACAGACCTTTAGTGTGTAGACACCCATACGGCCGGGAACTTTGTAGAAGATGCCTTCTTCCCCACGAGAGTTGGTGTGGAGCATGGCGTTGAGGCAAGCCAGGGGGGAGGTCCCACTATATAAAAACAAGAGTTTCTCCAGTTACACAACAATCACCCAAATGGCCTCATCCATTACACCAAACAGACATGCAGTGCAACTGTCTACGAGGAAGATCACTCAGATTTACGTGGGTGCAtagcactgacaaaaaaaaatcaaatccttTTTCTTAAAGAGCAATTACAGGCCCTTTAAGTGGCACCAAGACTGCAAATAAATTGCAAATAGTTAGCCAAAAAGTTGAATTACTGTTTCATAGTGTCATATTGGTGGCCAGAGTATGTCACATGTATAATACAGCACCTacagtatatgaatatattttagAATTCAGCAGAGTTAATTAAACcctgaattaaataaattaattaaaggtaggaattaaatatattttcaataAAAAGTACTATATCTAATATTTTCACACATTATTAATGACACAAAGGATATAAAGAACAAATGGATATAAAGGACATAAAGGACAAATGAGGAGAGTTAATCTGAGATTTACAaacaggtgacacacacacaggaaatacaGTAAAGGTTCAATTAGAGTGAGAAATCAGTCTACAGTACAGTGAAGTGTACTACAGTGCATTCCATTACTGGAAGGAAAAAGCTCTATGGTGAGAACTATGGCTACGATGTCTCTCGTTTGGGGTTCACAGGCCCTGGCATGCTTTGCTGATTCAGGGCAGATTAATGTCATGCAACAGTTGACTAGATTATAGTTAGTTTACAGAGGATCAGGGTGAGTAAACTCATGTTTATTCTTACCTTCTGGTAGACAAAAGAtataatgaaacaaaaaagagatgTAATAATTAGAACTGTGTGGGTGTAATCAATTGCCGTTCAACAAAAAAGGGAACTTTTATGAACAACCAAtcgaaacagaacaaaaaaatgtggaaaaaaaataatctgaaatGTACTACCTTTCTAATgtttgaaaaacagaagaaaaaaaaaacagaacagatggcaataagaaaaatcagaaacaaagaCACCAGGCTTGATCTTTGActtctaacaaaaaaaaaaaattctggaagTTGACCTCACCTGATCTCTTTCAGCCGCTCTCTCTGAATCACCTGGAGGATTTCTTTGTGACTCATTGGTGTATTGGGGTACTTCTCCAGCACCTGAAAGCACAGTTTGAAAGGGATTTCACAGTATACTCAGACCAATGCCAAAACAAAGGCTGTTGTCAAGATGAAAATATATTAGTATGTACAgaatttaaaaactaaactcACTTTTCGCTTGGTTAAGTTTAGTAATATAGCAGCTCTTCATGGTGCTTGAATGTACACTATGCATTAAACACATTGCTTCTTAGTAAATCAGAGCAACGAGGTGATAAAGAAACAACGCTGAGGCCAAATGACAGTAGTCTCAAGAAAGATACAAATACTCAATTAAGaaagacaatgttttttttgttctttggatAACTGAAGAAAGtaaagtgtaaaaacaaaaaaatgaattctaTGAGGAGTGACATCAAATGTAATGTATTTATGTTAATTAAACGAATGTGCTGTaacaacatgtaaatatgtttggAATCACATGATTGCCAATTTAGTCAAAACTTTTTCACAATAAATCCAATAGCATGCCAGTATTAGCTTATTGTATTTTCTATGGGGGTGCAAATCAGATTTtaaaatttcagtaaaaaattaaaagtccaaaaacacacaaaatcaaaacttCAGTTTGCTCATGTTACTAATGGTCTGACAATGAACCTCATGTTTGATAAAATGACTGTACAGAGGATCttgtaaaatgaatgaagaatcaACTCTAGTCTTGTCCAAAGACTAAAAGCAAGTAATTGCACTAGCTCACGTATACAATGAATCACTCTGCCATCTGAATAAAAAGCTAAACCAATCCTATTCTTGTTCCAGTAATTCTTAATAGCCTGTGTGGACAACAACATCTATATGGAAGTGTAAGCACAGCTTTAAAATGTGTCTCCTTTTTGGCACAAGGAATCAATCATTACTGaaatgctctttctttttctccttgtgGTTTGACTATAGTGTCTGGATAAACTGGCTAAGCCATGTGGTTTGCTTAGACATGAGCTCAGGCACTGGAACAGGACCCATGAGTAACTGCTCCCCAGCTGCCCAGCTGTGTGAAAGGGATGGCAAGACTTCTCTCTTTGGGAATATTAGCAATGTGGTGACCTAAGCCAAGCATgactcatttcctgtgtgtgtttggactatcTCCTCATTCAACAAGGAAACAGAAAGCTTTCATCCTGAAAATGTAAATCAGACATCACAAAAAGCACATTTAACacttttgtttggctggttctAATGTATATTCAGTTGAAAAACAGACTGGTTCTTGCACTTAAATTACAGCCAATAGGTACGGACATCAGGAAATCAGGAAAGTTAGGACATCAGGCATAATGTAATATTTAAGCTATAAGCACTGAGACTGGCAGCAGGTCTAATTCTTGACAAACAAGATTAGCCAAATAATGTCTCACCAGTTTTTGAAGGTCTTCAATCTAAAGATCCACCCACCCACTGAGACAGGAATTATTTGGCAGAGTAGCCCCTGCTGTTTGCAACCTTTGAGTAACTTAACAAttctgagacaaaaacaatGGGAGTTGAGGTACCTactgaaaaaaatacagctTGATGACTTTTTTATAAGGTCTCTGAAGCATGgtactgtttttctgttcagaaGTGAAGCTGATGAATGAGTAGTAATAGAATTACAATTAATCAGTAGTTCAACGAGGACATGGTGATGGATTTAGCGAAAACATTTTCGTTAAAGCGCCATTTCTGTATATTGTCTGGAGCGGTCAGtatcttttgtgtgtatttgtttatcatGTTCCTAACACAAAGGGAAAGTGAAACAACTGGCGTAATTTACATCAGGAGAGATGCCATAAATAAGAATATCCCTCTTTTAAATATAGCTACACACACAATCGCGAACGAACAACTGTTGACATAAAATGCAGCAGCTAATAAATGTATTGAACTCTGTTTCGCTCCTCACCTTCCTTAACTTCCTTAATAAGGTCACTGTGCCTAATCCAGCCATAACTTACTGACCCAATGCAGTGCACTACCGCACCGGTTGCTATGTACATGCTAGCGACTAAGCTAGCTACCGACCTAAAGATAAAAAACGCTGAAAGTTCTGCAGCTATGGGCACTTTACTGCATCATTATAAAACATGTGATTAAATACTAAAAAGATATCGTCAAAGGCGTGCAGGCTTCAGCCTGCGGTAGAATTCTGTATACTTTCCTTTCCAGCATGCTAACCCATCATTATTCAAGTATGAAATGGTTTGTCTACACTGGGATACAAATGTTTCCAGTGACAAGGGTGGAAACTAACGACCTGCTGAGAGACGTGTAGGTATTAGCGAAGTTGTGATCTTTTCGATCGTTAAATCTTGTGACATGAGAGCACTTTCTTCTTGCTAGCTAGCTTAGTTGCTAAGCATGCAACTGGCAGTTTGGAGTAGCTAGCTACCTAGCTAGGTTAGCTGAGGACTGAAACGTCATGCGCATAAACATGTCTGGTGTGGCAACATGAAATACAATCTGTGGTGAAAAGTTAAAAACTAGAGTATTTGACGTGTGAAACCTATTAATTATCAATGATAATCGTATATCTGTGAGCACACTGAGCCAATTTACACCAACTCCTGCGGCTTAACCGACAACCAGGCCCTACAATGCCTACGCAATAGTCCGTCTGCACCAGCGGGTCATGAACTCATAAACACAGTTGTACAAGTGGGAACGCGAGgcgaaaacaagcaaaacaaacgtTCATCAACGATATAGTTTTACCGTTTTTGCTGCCTCTGCCCACGTcctccccttctttttcttctgtcgTTCCCTCATGTTTGCGGTCTCTTCCGAAAATCGCCCAAATTTGGGTGTATGTTGCTGTTTGTATGGCTATGTTGCTTTAGTTACCGTGCAAGATCTGCCATCTCTGCCATATTGGGGTTTTACTGTAAGGAGCATGTCATGTGACCCATAGGGAGACGTCATCTTACTGTACaatgacagatggagagaaacatgTCACCGCTGGTCTAAAGAGTGCTTTCCGAAACTCAGTAGCATGAAAAGATAATGTTGAATGCTGCTGTATTTTACGGATGCTTATACGACTTTCAAAATAGTAGAGATTTGTGGTTTTAAGGGGTTAATTTAACATCTGACGATCATGACCTTGTGCAACATCGATTGCCTTGCTTGCCAAGAGTTTCATTTTGTGGATATGACGCAATTAGTTGATATGTGGAATCTATATTGTGATAGATTATTCGTTCAAGTTACCTTATTTTAACACGCACCCGAAGGTTAAAGTTAGCATATTTATGACGCTGCATCTTGTGGCATCAAAGTTGTAATAGCATTTACCCTCTAGAGGTCACTATAACTATATTGAGATTACTTCTCATTTTAACTGATTAAATCACGTAATGTATCAACAGATGAAAACCAAACATCCTCATTTCCCATAAAACTGTTTTAGTCATCACACAAGGATTCATTACAATATCATGCAATATGCTGACATAACAATTTATTACATGACATCATCACAATAATTCACACATTTTACATGATTCATTTTACGCAAGATATGAAACAAGCAGAATACTTTTGTGCTTAAACATTTTTGATGCTTTTATGCCAAAACTCCTTGCAAGGTGAATGAAGAGCTCAGCCATACAACTCCAGATCAAAGAGGTTCAGGACCTCTGCAGAGACATTCCCAGGTATAACGCAGCAATCACACAGTTATTACATGAAGTGCTAAACTGGTGCCTCATGGTTTGTGAATGGCAGCACATGCCCCCTCCAGGGCAGGGGTGCAGTGGGAGCTGCTTGAGCCCACAGAGCAAGTTGATGAGGAAGAGGGCAGCCGGGATGTTTGGTACCTTAGGGAGGAAAAGTAAGGTTCATGAACAGTGACGCTTCAAACACACATTGGTTGTGGACAGTCAGAACATGAGTAACTCACCAGGATCTGGCCTTCATTACCCGCGATGCAGTGGTTTTCCTCCCATAATGACCAAAGTCACGGAGCAAGTCTTGAGAAGTCAACTCTGCTCCATGTAAATTCAGAGGGAACATGGCCGGGGGTGTCATGTCCAACTCTAAAAGCATGATATTCTCTGCCTACACAGAGTCAAGAAAATGAGTCTGTTTAAAGCTCTCAGTGAACAGGGATGTATACTTGTACATAACGAACAAATAAGCATCTCTGTATCTcagatttttatttacttatataTTTTACAGTGGGTGTATTCTTGGATCACAGGATAGATATAAATATACCAACCCTGTATCTTGGAGGAGCTCCTGTTGCCACAGCAACTTGCGCATACTGGCTGATTGGTCTCTTGTATCCGACCACAGATGACGGTCTGCGCCTTATGCGGGGAGAGTTACTGGAACAATGCAGatgagttttattgaaaaaCACATCTTCTTATGCATTAGTTAAAGGGAGGATTTGTCATCGGTTGTTACAAACTCATTACAATGTGTAATACCCTTGCAGTCGCTATGTTTTACTCACTTCTCAGAGGGAATAAGAGGCATGACCTTCCACTGGTCCTCTTCACTGTCAAAGTATAACCTGTTAATGAtcttgttcttttcctctggaGGTATGAAGTTCTCAATAATAAGATTCCTGCAAAAGTATGAACCATGGGACTTTACAGATGATAAAAGAGAGCTCTGCTAAGTGCTTGTTTTAGTGCATGCATATTCGTTTCAATCAGTGCATATCACAGAAGGTGTTTGTGAACAGGTGTAATGTGTACTTGAATTTCATCTCTTTTGTGAGCTCATTCTGTGTTTGCTCCAGCTCCTGTCTGGCTGTTACATGCTCATCAATGATGTCTACCATTTCAGCTCTCACCAACTGCAGTTTGGCATacatctgtgtcacacacaaatGAGATAAGGATATACAAATTAATAGATAGAGCATACAGTACATCCACTTTACAACAATCCTGCATCAGAACCTCACATATCTGGATCTTCCTATGACAAGAAATAAAGGAGGCCCCAAAAAGCAGAAACTTGTATGTAAAGAATGAATGCTAGAATGCTACCATATTCCCTGCAAGTCTAATTTTTATCCAAGTCAAGGGATCATTATGTCACCTTCTTCAGCTTCTTGGTCTTAAGTTCCACCTCCTGCTGTAGTGTGGAAAAAGTCTCTCGCAGCTCTAGTGTTTCCTCATCCTGCTCCAACATCAGCTGCTGCATCTCCCTTTCCTTTCTCATCTACAACatttaatgcatatttattcaaacaacaaacaaaattttcTGACTGCTCCAAACTGACATCTTAATTGCGTTATGATAAGTGGATACTTGGAGCTTTACCTGTTCAGCGATCTCTTGTTTCCTAAGCTCCAACGTCTTCTGTTGCTCATTAGTGTGGTCAATGATGTTCTTTCCACCAACCAAAAGCTTACTCTCCATGGCCTAAAAGTTATGTCACATGCTATATCATTTGTCTGAAAAAATGTTGCTTTATTAGTAAAACAGCAAACAGTGTGAGGgtaaaaggaaacaaaactaAAGGAGATTCTAACCTTGTATTTTTCAATCATGATTTCCATAGCTTGTTGTTCCTTCAGTAAATCTTCCAGTGCTTTTGCCTTCTCCTCTGCCATACTTAACTTGGCTTTAACTTCCAGGCTGACATTGTCAGTATTCTTGGGCACCACCTGTTCCTGCAAGGATTCCTCTACACTGCCCTCTTCCTGCACAGTCTCAACAATTCCTATGTCTCCGTCTTTGGGTATTTCTACTTCACCACTGCTGAAGCTTCTCTTCATCCTCATActgtttctcctctgcctcctcctctccttcgcCAGCATGCCTCGTTCCTCTAACTGAGCCTTTAGACGGGCTATCTCCTCTTGGAATTCTCGAAGCAAAGCGTCTTTGGGGTCCTCATTAATCTTTGGCCTATTCTTAATGTTCTTGGCTCTGTTGGCATATCTTAGTGTGGTCAGTGTCTCCTCATAATGGTTTGAGCATGGACCGATAGTGGCAACCATAACAGTTTTAGAGTTGCCTCCTAAGGAGTCCTGCAACAGGCGTGTCAGCTTGGAATCTCTGTATGGAATGTGGGTGCTTTTTCCATCAACCAGAGCTGAGATAACATTTCCAAGAGCAGAGAGGGATAGGTTGATCTTTGTGGCCTCTTTCAGACGCTTCCCTTGAACCCCTGTCTTGCTTTGTCGCTCACTACCAGCAAGATCCACCATATTTAATTTTCCCACACGAATATGCTCATCCCCGTCAACACCCATATCACTACATTCAATTGTTATAACAAAAATTGCATGTGATCGAGAACTGCGCTCATTCATTTTGGTAAATCCAACTGACCTGGACTGGTTTCCCAAGTTCATAACATGCTCGATTTCCTTGATGTTTTTGGTTACAACAGATGAAAGATCTTTGACATAAACCCCAGTCTCTGGATTTTCTTTGAGTTCCAGTTTCTTATTATTGTCCTTACACAGGAGGTCCCTTATTTCCTCCTGATAGATCTCCAGATACGACACCCGAACCAGGTACTGCTGATTTTGAGACCTGgatatgtgtgtgaaaatgtgctgaaaagaaTTTGGTATGATTCCACGCTTCTCAGTGTCAGTTGGTAATCCTTGCATAGTATATGTTTTACCAGTGCCTGTTTGACCATAAGCAAATATTGTCCCATTGAAACCACGCAACACAGAGTCTATGAGAGGTTTACATGAGTAATCATACAAGTCATTTTGCTTTGAAGCCATGTCATAAACGGCATcgaatgtaaatgttttcattacGGATCCAGGCGTCTTCGGGTTCTGGATGCTCACCTGTCCTAATCTGGTATCAACTTCGACAATTTTCTCATGATTCATCGTTTCCTCTTTCTTGTTTACAGGGCGGCACCGAACCACCACCTTCACCGTCTCGCATCTTTTTCCTATTGACTGGGTCCGTGGTCgcaacacagcactgtttttCCGCAACATTTTCGTGTGCAGTGAAATCACAAGTATTCTTGCCCTTATTTACCGCAACGTAACAGTTCAGGACTGGTGAAACGCGAGATGCAATTAAGTAAAATGCAGATTTTCAAACTCAAAATTTGCCTTATCATCCATGTAGGCTAATCCATGGTACCTTTCGTGATACTGGCAAACATCCATATTCCTATCGAAGATTTCCTCTCCTATCGGCCAACTCAGTGATAATCTTCCAGCATACAAAGGAATGGTGCTCTACACAGTGCTGCGATCCTACGAAAGAGATCGCTCCCGTCTGGCAGCCCAACGCCTCTCACCTTCCTAGTGGTACACACCCTGCATAACAGGAGCGGGGAGTTGTTGCGAACGCGCATCCTATCACATTTTAACTGATCCTACCTGTTATTAAAGGCTTTTTTCTACCCGACATGCATTTTTAGAACCACAAGTGGTCATTTGTGATTAGGAAATGACTGCCCTGCAATGTAAAATCAGTCTATTTATCATCAAGGTTGTCTCGATTGTAAAATTATAAGtggtctgttttttggggtttttttttttttttacttttttggcatctttttcttttatcgATTTTGGGAGTGGATTGTAAATGTCGGTGATTGTGGGTGCTTGTGGGTGTTGGCTACTCGAACCAGTTTTAGACGATTACATTATTCGGTAGGGTTAAGCTTAAACACGCCTGGAAAGTTTTGTTGTGCGGACTGATTCGCTGTAGCCTATACACTCTGCcataatttcattatttcacatgcatacacattttttcattttagcgTTTTTGTAAAGTCTGTGAATCTATTCACAATGACTAATGTTTTCCTGATGATGAGTATTTTGATGTAATAAGATGCAGTCATTTCGCACGATTTTAAGGTTGTCTACATTCAGTTTCTTGAAGAGACTGTGAACTGTGCGCTCATGACGCAATGAAGCCCCCCTTTGATGAGCCAATAGGGAAACACATGGGAGTGTATCCCCGAGTCCGTGTGAATAAGTTTGACCGGTTCGGGTGCAAAAAGTAGCCCGAGTTTTCGCTCTGCTGTATTAGTTGCGGGAAAcatttttgtccatttattGTTGGGCTACTATAGATCACATACAACGATGGATATTATTTAacaattgttattattattttctaaaCTGCAGAAAATTGAATTCTTTCGATCTTTATTTGAATAAGACAGCCAGGTTCGCGAGTTGCCAATAGCGACGGTAGACTTGGACTTTTATTTACAATCAAGCTTAGTTCTATGCAAAGCATTTTTCTAAATTTGTCAACACTAATCGTACAGCTTAAAACTGTATCTGTCAAAAAGTAAAACTGATAAAAGTAGTTTGGCCTAGGAATGGCTTTGGGAAATAATCGTCGGCGGCTGATGTGCATGCTCTCCCTAACCTTTGCGTTTTTCATTGTTGAAGTCGTAGTCAGCAGAATGACAGCGTCTCTTGCGATGCTGTCAGACTCCTTTCATATGCTGTCGGATGTCATAGCCTTGGTCGTTGCCCTGGTGGCCGTCCGCTTTGCGCAGGTAACTCAAGCCACAAGTAAGAACACATTTGGATGGATCCGAGCAGAAGTAATGGGAGCCTTAGTCAACGCTATATTTCTGACTGCTCTGTCCTTCACCGTTTTGCTTGAGGCGGTAGAACGGTATACTGTGCCTCATGAGATTGAGAATTCACAAGTGGTCATTTGGGTTGGCCTGGCTGGTCTCCTCGTGAACCTCTTGGGGCTTTTGATGTTCCACGGGCACGCTGGCCATGGACACTCTCACAGTGGACACTCTCATAAGATTAACAACCGAAGCTATGAGAAATCAGATCGAACGTCCCGTAAAGGATCAACCGAGGAAGAGGTTTACGATCTGATGGTGAGCACCAACAACGCACATAGCGTTGAGCAGCAGGGTGTCCAAATAGAATCAGGTATTTAtcaatcatttcaaatgaaatgcaacTCCTTAAAATATAAACAGTTTTAATCTATACTCTATAACTGCCCTTTTCTACGTTTCTatgataaattatttaaaaccGTGTGATATCCATATATAAACTACATAACTATAAGGCAATTTTTTCTGATTGAACTTTACTGTGATATTAAGTGGCTGCTTCTCTCATATTGTATAGACATTATACAGAGAGATTGCCTAGATTTCCACGTGAATGGCAATATCTCATTGGAGGAGTTGGAGCAGAGTCCAGAGACAGCCACCCAGCTTAACATGAGAGGGGTGTTCCTGCATGTGCTTGGTGATGCCCTTGGCTCGGTCATTGTTGTCGTCAATGCTCTCATCTTTACTTATGTGTGGAAACCTTGTAAGAGTGGCGAGGTTTGCATTAACCCCTGCTATCACAgccactgccccaaccaccaGCATGTTAATGCAACACAGGCGGGTATACCTGGCAATAATACTACCACATTCTCTACAGCTGGACCCTGCTGGGTGCTGTACCTTGATCCCTCACTCTGTGTTATAATGGTGTCCATTTTGCTGTATACCACTTTTCCTCTCCTGAAGGAGTCTGCCCTCATTCTCCTTCAGACAGTTCCAAAGCAGATAAACCTGCAGAGGCTGAACGGTAAGCTGAAGAGTCTGGAGGGTGTGCTGGCTGTCCACGAACTGCACGTTTGGCAGTTGGCCGGGAGCCGAATCATTGCCACAGCTCACGTCAAGTGCGATGACCCAGCGTCGTACATGGACGTCGCCAAACGCATCAAGGGCTTCTTTCACGACGAGGGCATCCATGCTACTACCATTCAGCCAGAGTTTGCCACGGGGACCACTGAATGTGAGCTCTCCTGCCGGATTCAGTGTGCTCCAAAACTTTGCTGCAGTACAATTTACAAATGTGTGCCACAACCGACAGAGTCACTGTCCTTACAGGAAAGTTCCAGAGATAACTCTTGTGGTGACATTGTCACACTGAAAATTAGTAAGGACCAAAAGGTTATTGTGCAGACAGAGATGGAATCAGCTGTCTAAATATTTAAGTTTTATATTGAAAGTGGATGGATTTAGGTCTTTAGAGAACTCTTCAGATTATGCTGACGTCTGTGATGACAGTGGACTGTTTCAAATGGAGCTTGCAACACTAGACCACACAACAAGCACACTATACACATATATAGTGTTTGGTGTTAAACCAGTGACTGGTGTAAAGTCATTTAAGTGTTATGATTTCTTGAACAATGCCTTATACTGTGCCAAATCTGCTTAGAACAGAATTATATGAGGTACCCCTTGTCTGAGAATTCAAGACAAATGTTTTGCTCAAAACATAAGGTCAAGGATACTGTAAAcagagtaaacaaataaaattaagtTGAACTTAATCCCATACATGATGAACAGAGCTTGTAGTTACTTCATACGTATAGAAATCATGTCATCACATTTACAGCTAAATCATTAATATTCCAGACTAGACAGCTGTCACTTGTAGATTTCTAAGCTTTATTTACATAAACCATGGACAGTTTCAACCATTATTATTTTGTCTAAGTTTGAATAAAGACTGTTGCTTCATTTTTAAGGACTGACCCCATTGccaaaaacaacattataaTTTTTACAGCCTGTTTGATAACAAGGGTGGTCTCGTGACTGCTAGGAAAAAGGCAAACAGAGGATGCAGTATACTCATAATGGTTTCATACAAACAAACGTAAAGTCACAAGATCACTTTCTTATTCTAGTTCAGTATTATTAGTTGTCTTCAGAGTAGATAAAGATTATTTATAATCATTATGTTTTAAGGATTACACATATGAATATTGCTATTATTCTGATTTAATTGTGATGACAGACCTACAATGGATTTTTGTTAATCTATTTTTattgtcctctgtgttgttatttGCTTTTCATAGAAAATCATAGAAATCTTAGAAATTTTGTCAAATAACTTTATGACAATGCCTCACTGACATCATTTTTCAGCTGTAAGGTGTAGGAGTAGACAGTAACTATGTGTGGTGATGAAGGAACCATATACATCGAAAATGTGCACACTTGTCAAATTTACCCACTCACACTGTAAAGCAAATTCTCTGCACAGCTGTGCAAATATTACATTTCTCAGACTGACCATGTAATCAAgtacacatttgttttttcttgtgcCTTAGCTACTAGAGATTATGTATTCTGATTTCAGAAAAGTTCAGTATAGTCCAGCAAAACCTCACTCAGCTGTCATTACATTTAAGGTcacagttgagagagagagagagagagagagagagagaaaaacagtgtcaGGTTAAAGAGTACAAATGTGGTTTAACTTAATGAGGGCAGAGTGATGCAATCACAAGTGCAATGTGTGGGGCTCTGTGTAATAACAATAGAGAATGGTTCTCATTCAGGCCACTTTCAGTCCTCCAATCAATTCTCTAAGATAAGAGGCCTTAAGTTATGTCAACTGATGTATACAAATGAAAGGAGTTAATTGTCAGTAACAAAGCCATCTTTGTCTACACTAGGATTAAGAAGAGAATAAATCTGAATACTTTTCATAACATAGACGTCTATAGGGAAGGGTCTGAGGCAGTCTGCAAATCAGGCTGTGACTTACATTCTGCATACAACAGATGATGTGCCTTGGTTAGAGGTCTGTGACTTAGATTCTGTGTACAACACATGATGTTCCTTGGAGGGAGTTTCTGTCGCTAACCTGTAGATTTCAAGACCAGTACTAATCAGGCATTACCAATTTATCGTTGTATCAGATATGCAAATACAtgattttacacattttttatcTGAAATAATTTTGTGTATCTTAAACAATCTTACCGTCATAAAGTTGCGATGGTTCTAAGCCTATGTCCAAAATATTTGTGT is a window of Chanos chanos chromosome 10, fChaCha1.1, whole genome shotgun sequence DNA encoding:
- the kif3cb gene encoding kinesin family member 3Cb — translated: MLRKNSAVLRPRTQSIGKRCETVKVVVRCRPVNKKEETMNHEKIVEVDTRLGQVSIQNPKTPGSVMKTFTFDAVYDMASKQNDLYDYSCKPLIDSVLRGFNGTIFAYGQTGTGKTYTMQGLPTDTEKRGIIPNSFQHIFTHISRSQNQQYLVRVSYLEIYQEEIRDLLCKDNNKKLELKENPETGVYVKDLSSVVTKNIKEIEHVMNLGNQSRSVGFTKMNERSSRSHAIFVITIECSDMGVDGDEHIRVGKLNMVDLAGSERQSKTGVQGKRLKEATKINLSLSALGNVISALVDGKSTHIPYRDSKLTRLLQDSLGGNSKTVMVATIGPCSNHYEETLTTLRYANRAKNIKNRPKINEDPKDALLREFQEEIARLKAQLEERGMLAKERRRQRRNSMRMKRSFSSGEVEIPKDGDIGIVETVQEEGSVEESLQEQVVPKNTDNVSLEVKAKLSMAEEKAKALEDLLKEQQAMEIMIEKYKAMESKLLVGGKNIIDHTNEQQKTLELRKQEIAEQMRKEREMQQLMLEQDEETLELRETFSTLQQEVELKTKKLKKMYAKLQLVRAEMVDIIDEHVTARQELEQTQNELTKEMKFKNLIIENFIPPEEKNKIINRLYFDSEEDQWKVMPLIPSENNSPRIRRRPSSVVGYKRPISQYAQVAVATGAPPRYRAENIMLLELDMTPPAMFPLNLHGAELTSQDLLRDFGHYGRKTTASRVMKARSWYQTSRLPSSSSTCSVGSSSSHCTPALEGACAAIHKP
- the LOC115823370 gene encoding zinc transporter 1, which codes for MALGNNRRRLMCMLSLTFAFFIVEVVVSRMTASLAMLSDSFHMLSDVIALVVALVAVRFAQVTQATSKNTFGWIRAEVMGALVNAIFLTALSFTVLLEAVERYTVPHEIENSQVVIWVGLAGLLVNLLGLLMFHGHAGHGHSHSGHSHKINNRSYEKSDRTSRKGSTEEEVYDLMVSTNNAHSVEQQGVQIESDIIQRDCLDFHVNGNISLEELEQSPETATQLNMRGVFLHVLGDALGSVIVVVNALIFTYVWKPCKSGEVCINPCYHSHCPNHQHVNATQAGIPGNNTTTFSTAGPCWVLYLDPSLCVIMVSILLYTTFPLLKESALILLQTVPKQINLQRLNGKLKSLEGVLAVHELHVWQLAGSRIIATAHVKCDDPASYMDVAKRIKGFFHDEGIHATTIQPEFATGTTECELSCRIQCAPKLCCSTIYKCVPQPTESLSLQESSRDNSCGDIVTLKISKDQKVIVQTEMESAV